In Musa acuminata AAA Group cultivar baxijiao chromosome BXJ2-10, Cavendish_Baxijiao_AAA, whole genome shotgun sequence, a genomic segment contains:
- the LOC103968922 gene encoding uncharacterized protein LOC103968922 has translation MSDIKDASNIEFVTAVGAAAHAVTLQEEEEDLLNQNKTIDQLMHPTAKVKSEREHSMNKPTDSSRLSRWFEAKAGRQSGSSRFERGQRQTGRQNPSTTKPTASFSKKENGGKRTTDSTRMETKVDAWERAKMDKIRKRYDKMKSIILEWQNEKKLKAKRRMEQKERDLELRHERALREHRIEVSRIDKMADGARALAEERKRNGESTTMEKAKKDAIHRESSSYMLLLLKYQQLSRNCTCLGHFICTIERQLACESSFTLYMKFDLSRLNSSSILV, from the exons ATGAGTGATATCAAAGATGCCAGCAATATTGAGTTTGTGACTGCAGTTGGAGCAGCTGCACATGCTGTTACTTtacaggaggaagaagaagatttattGAACCAAAACAAGACAATTGATCAATTGATGCACCCGACAGCCAAAGTTAAAAGCGAAAGAGAACATAGCATGAACAAGCCAACTGATTCCAGCAGATTATCCAGATGGTTTGAGGCAAAAGCTGGAAGACAATCAG GTAGTAGTAGATTTGAACGTGGACAAAGGCAGACAGGCCGACAAAACCCATCCACAACCAAACCTACAGCATCGTTTTCCAAAAAGGAAAACGGAGGCAAGAGAACAACTGACTCCACTAGGATGGAAACAAAAGTGGATGCATGGGAAAGAGCAAAGATggataaaataagaaaaag ATATGACAAGATGAAGTCCATTATTCTGGAATGGCAGAATGAGAAGAAGCTAAAAGCCAAACGCCGAATGGAACAAAAAGAG AGGGATCTGGAACTCAGACACGAAAGAGCATTACGAGAGCATCGAATTGAGGTATCAAGGATTGACAAAATGGCTGATGGAGCAAGAGCCCTTgcagaagaaaggaaaagaaatggtGAATCAACAACAATGGAGAAGGCAAAAAAAGATGCGATCCACAGGGAAAGTTCCTCATACATGCTTCTGCTTCTGAAATATCAGCAATTGAGTAGAAACTGCACATGCCTAGGGCACTTCATCTGTACAATCGAAAGGCAATTAGCTTGTGAATCTTCCTTCACTCTTTATATGAAATTTGACTTGAGCAGATTGAACAGCTCATCTATCTTGGTGTAA
- the LOC103968924 gene encoding uncharacterized protein LOC103968924 gives MLEGKAMIQETDMPVKMQLQAMSCASEALDLFDVLDCKSMAAYIKKEFDLRYGPGWQCVVGSNFGCFFTHKKGTFIYFCLETLYFLIFKGAAA, from the exons ATGTTGGAAGGCAAGGCAATGATTCAGGAGACAGACATGCCTGTGAAGATGCAGCTCCAAGCCATGTCCTGTGCCTCAGAAGCCCTTGACCTCTTTGATGTCCTCGACTGCAAGAGCATGGCTGCCTACATCAAAAAG GAGTTTGATCTTAGGTATGGCCCTGGATGGCAGTGTGTGGTGGGTTCCAACTTTGGGTGCTTCTTCACTCACAAAAAGGGCACCTTCATTTACTTCTGCTTGGAGACACTCTATTTCCTCATCTTCAAAGGTGCTGCTGCTTGA